The sequence ATAGCAGGAAGATGGGGACATAGCCTCGACAGATACTTAAAGCCATTAGCCAAAAGACTTAACATTAACCCCAATATCCTGACAATAGTTGGATTTCTGCTTTCTGGCATGGCTGGCGGGCTACTTTCATTTGACCTCTTCTTAGGTGGGCTGACGATACTTCTTGCAGGGCTTTTCGATATGCTCGATGGCATAGTTGCGAGGGTAAATCAAAGGGTCACTGCCTCTGGAGCATATCTTGACTCTGTGCTTGACAGATACTCCGATGCGTTTGTGTTTTCAGGACTGGCATGGTATCTCAGGGAAGACCTCGAAGGCGTTCTCCTTAGTTTGGGCTCGATGATAGGTGCATTCCTTGTAAGCTACACGAGGGCAAGGGCAGAGGGATTGGGAAAAGACTGCAAGGTTGGCATAATGGAAAGGCCAGAGAGAATTTTGCTTTTGTCGTTTGGATGTCTTACGGGATGGATTGTGCCAACCCTTTGGGTTATGTTTTCCC is a genomic window of Nitrospirota bacterium containing:
- a CDS encoding CDP-alcohol phosphatidyltransferase family protein, whose translation is MIAGRWGHSLDRYLKPLAKRLNINPNILTIVGFLLSGMAGGLLSFDLFLGGLTILLAGLFDMLDGIVARVNQRVTASGAYLDSVLDRYSDAFVFSGLAWYLREDLEGVLLSLGSMIGAFLVSYTRARAEGLGKDCKVGIMERPERILLLSFGCLTGWIVPTLWVMFSLTHFTVLQRIYYVLKRQ